A genomic window from Sphingobacterium spiritivorum includes:
- a CDS encoding porin, whose protein sequence is MNTTLKLIAMLTGICLSGISETVFAQANAQTNPLRFGGYAEVYYTQDFNRPDNHTRPGFLYSHNRSNEVNLNLAYVKASYSADRVRSNLALAAGTYMSANYAAENDVMKNVYEANVGVRLSAKHDLWIDAGIMPSHLGFESAVGKDNWALTRSLFAENSPYFETGAKITYTTTDGRWMMSALVLNGWQRIRRVDGNNTLSFGHQLTFKPTERLTLNSGSFVGSDQADSIRQMRYFHNLYAIYQVSERLGLTAGFDIGAQQQKKGSKDYDVWYTPVLLARYAASDKVSLTARGEYYQDKKGVIIASDSPHGFQTFGYSVNIDYHILSNVIWRTELRNLNSKDAVFTDRNQRLTDNSFTATTALAISF, encoded by the coding sequence ATGAATACAACTCTAAAATTAATAGCTATGCTGACGGGTATTTGTCTATCAGGGATAAGTGAGACGGTCTTTGCACAGGCTAATGCGCAAACAAACCCACTGCGTTTCGGGGGATACGCGGAAGTTTACTATACACAGGATTTTAACAGACCTGATAATCATACCCGACCCGGGTTTTTATATAGTCACAACCGGTCTAATGAGGTCAATCTTAATCTGGCCTATGTGAAAGCTTCTTATTCTGCAGATCGTGTACGCTCCAATCTGGCATTGGCTGCCGGGACGTATATGAGTGCAAACTATGCTGCAGAAAATGATGTTATGAAAAATGTATATGAAGCTAATGTGGGAGTGAGGCTTTCTGCAAAGCATGACCTGTGGATAGATGCCGGTATAATGCCTTCTCATCTGGGCTTTGAAAGTGCAGTAGGCAAAGACAACTGGGCATTGACTAGAAGTCTCTTTGCCGAGAATTCTCCTTACTTTGAAACAGGAGCGAAGATTACGTATACTACAACAGACGGACGGTGGATGATGAGTGCGCTTGTCCTGAACGGATGGCAGCGGATCAGACGGGTTGACGGAAATAACACGCTCTCTTTCGGACATCAGCTGACGTTCAAACCTACGGAGAGGTTAACTTTGAATAGCGGTTCATTTGTCGGAAGTGATCAGGCTGACAGCATACGGCAGATGCGTTATTTTCATAATCTATATGCTATCTATCAGGTCAGCGAACGATTGGGGCTGACTGCCGGATTTGATATAGGTGCTCAACAGCAGAAGAAAGGATCAAAGGATTATGATGTGTGGTATACTCCTGTCTTGCTCGCGCGTTATGCTGCATCAGATAAGGTAAGTCTGACAGCAAGAGGTGAATATTATCAGGATAAGAAAGGTGTAATCATTGCTTCGGATTCCCCACATGGATTTCAGACCTTTGGCTATTCTGTCAATATAGATTATCATATCCTGTCTAATGTGATCTGGCGTACGGAGCTCAGAAATCTGAACAGTAAAGATGCTGTTTTTACAGACCGGAATCAGCGTCTGACAGACAATAGCTTTACGGCAACCACTGCTTTGGCTATTAGTTTTTAA
- a CDS encoding sensor protein KdpD: protein MENERKNAEHFLSLIRKSKQGKFKIYIGMSAGVGKTYRMLQEAHSLLRNGIDVKIGYVETHNRVETVEQLKGLPVIARRTSFYKGKELEELDVQAVINLQPEVVIVDELAHSNIEGSKNEKRWQDVLEILEAGISVISAVNIQHIESLNEEIKTITGIEVRERIPDRIIALADEVVNIDLTAEDLIARLKEGKIYPSDKIQSALNNFFQSDHILQLRQLALKEVAGHVVRQVDHVVHKGMMVRHDRFLACIGSDAKKAKNVIRKTARLASYYGGEWYVLYVQTPRESVDKIALDKQRLLINNFKLATELGGQVLQVKSKQVPSAILEQVSKMNITTVCIGKPKLTLFGIILATGVFNELLKKLSSADIDLIILS from the coding sequence ATGGAAAATGAAAGAAAGAATGCAGAACATTTTCTCTCTCTGATCAGGAAATCAAAACAAGGGAAGTTTAAGATCTACATCGGTATGAGTGCCGGTGTAGGTAAGACTTACCGAATGTTGCAGGAGGCACATTCGCTGCTGCGAAATGGTATTGATGTAAAGATCGGCTATGTAGAAACACATAACAGGGTGGAAACGGTAGAACAATTAAAAGGTTTGCCAGTCATTGCACGACGTACTTCTTTCTATAAAGGCAAGGAACTCGAAGAACTGGATGTTCAGGCTGTTATTAATCTTCAGCCGGAGGTCGTGATTGTAGATGAACTGGCACATTCTAATATTGAAGGGAGTAAGAATGAAAAACGCTGGCAGGACGTGTTGGAAATACTGGAGGCCGGCATTAGTGTGATCAGTGCAGTCAATATACAACATATTGAAAGTCTGAATGAAGAAATAAAGACGATAACCGGAATAGAGGTGAGAGAGCGAATCCCCGACCGTATTATTGCGCTGGCGGATGAGGTGGTCAACATAGATCTCACAGCCGAGGATCTGATTGCACGCCTGAAGGAAGGTAAAATATATCCATCTGATAAGATACAGTCTGCATTGAATAATTTTTTTCAAAGTGACCACATTCTTCAGCTTCGGCAGCTTGCGCTCAAAGAAGTTGCGGGACATGTGGTGAGACAGGTAGACCATGTGGTGCATAAAGGAATGATGGTCAGACATGATCGTTTTCTGGCATGTATAGGGAGTGATGCTAAGAAAGCAAAGAATGTGATCCGGAAGACTGCACGTCTGGCAAGCTATTATGGCGGAGAGTGGTATGTCTTATATGTGCAGACTCCCCGGGAAAGTGTGGATAAAATCGCTTTGGATAAACAGCGTTTGCTGATCAATAATTTTAAATTAGCAACTGAATTAGGTGGACAGGTATTGCAGGTGAAAAGTAAACAAGTCCCCAGTGCCATCCTGGAGCAGGTGAGTAAAATGAATATTACAACCGTTTGTATAGGTAAGCCGAAGTTGACCTTATTTGGGATTATTCTGGCAACAGGAGTGTTCAATGAGTTGTTAAAAAAACTGTCATCAGCAGATATTGATTTAATTATTTTATCTTGA
- a CDS encoding ATP-binding protein: MRTKEKLTFGVGVLFLLIVLLAGVSTYYVNSLKKDTKNILLANYNTLEYGRNMLLALDKLDSDPQALTDFEKNLRLQRANETEKGEKEATEQIVVHLDELKKNPQTANLKALIREDIAEVMRLNMEAIGRKSDIANETAASAIIWISVTGALCFLIAFVLFVNLPGNIADPIRELTGSIRQIAAQNYSERVHFEGHSEFGELARSFNTMAQKLEEYSNSKLATILKEKTRIETLINNMHDPVIGIDEQKKILFANHEALKVTGLDLTTIQGRQIQDIAVSNDLVRLLIRDMMNPGQGSAEPVKIAADGKQQYFEKEIIDINVVPTGEQNSELIGYVIMLKNITPFKELDFAKTNFIATVSHELKTPISSIKMSLNILAHERTGTLTNEQQQLLESIGDDSERLLKITSELLNMSQVETGNIQLNMQANDPLEILKYAVDTTRIPAEQKGLSIIQQVQPDLPFIQADAEKTAWVLTNFITNAIRYSSDHNEIIVSLYREQDRLVFAVQDFGRGIDSRYQERIFERYFQIPGSAKSGTGLGLAISKDFIENQAGKIGVESKPGLGSTFYFSFPVES; encoded by the coding sequence ATGAGAACTAAAGAAAAACTGACGTTTGGAGTAGGTGTTTTATTTCTTCTGATTGTGTTGCTGGCTGGGGTAAGCACCTATTATGTCAATAGCCTGAAGAAGGATACCAAGAATATTCTGCTCGCCAATTACAATACATTGGAATATGGGCGCAATATGTTGCTTGCGTTGGATAAACTGGATTCAGATCCGCAGGCTTTAACGGATTTTGAGAAAAACCTGCGGCTACAGCGAGCTAATGAAACTGAAAAAGGGGAGAAGGAAGCTACGGAACAAATTGTAGTTCATCTGGATGAATTGAAAAAAAATCCGCAAACTGCTAACCTTAAGGCCCTGATCCGCGAAGATATTGCAGAGGTCATGCGTTTAAATATGGAAGCTATAGGACGTAAAAGTGATATTGCGAATGAAACGGCAGCTTCTGCTATTATCTGGATATCCGTGACGGGAGCACTTTGTTTTCTGATTGCCTTTGTCCTGTTTGTAAATTTGCCTGGCAATATTGCCGATCCTATACGCGAACTGACCGGTAGTATCAGGCAGATAGCCGCTCAGAATTATAGCGAACGGGTACACTTCGAAGGGCATAGCGAATTCGGTGAGCTGGCCAGATCTTTCAATACCATGGCGCAGAAACTGGAGGAATATTCAAACAGTAAGCTTGCCACTATCCTTAAAGAAAAAACAAGAATCGAAACACTTATTAATAATATGCACGATCCTGTCATTGGGATTGATGAACAGAAAAAAATATTATTTGCCAATCATGAGGCTCTAAAGGTTACAGGACTGGACTTGACTACTATACAAGGCAGGCAAATACAGGATATTGCTGTGAGTAATGATCTTGTAAGACTGTTGATCAGAGATATGATGAATCCGGGACAGGGTTCTGCCGAACCGGTCAAAATAGCTGCTGACGGAAAACAACAATACTTCGAAAAGGAAATCATTGATATAAATGTTGTTCCGACAGGAGAACAGAATTCAGAGCTGATCGGCTATGTCATTATGCTGAAGAATATTACTCCTTTTAAAGAGCTTGATTTTGCAAAGACCAATTTTATTGCTACTGTTTCACATGAGCTCAAAACGCCTATTTCTTCTATCAAAATGAGCCTTAATATTCTGGCACATGAACGTACCGGTACGCTGACAAATGAACAGCAGCAATTACTGGAAAGTATCGGAGATGATAGCGAACGATTGCTGAAGATTACGTCCGAACTGTTAAATATGTCTCAGGTTGAAACAGGCAATATTCAGTTGAATATGCAGGCGAATGACCCTTTGGAAATTCTGAAATATGCGGTAGATACGACACGTATTCCGGCAGAACAGAAAGGATTGTCAATTATACAGCAGGTGCAGCCTGATCTTCCTTTTATACAGGCAGATGCCGAAAAAACGGCATGGGTGCTGACTAATTTTATTACCAATGCTATTCGCTATTCTTCGGACCATAACGAAATCATTGTTTCACTATACAGAGAGCAGGACAGGTTGGTCTTTGCTGTACAGGATTTTGGTCGCGGAATTGATTCCAGATATCAGGAGCGTATATTTGAACGTTACTTTCAGATTCCGGGAAGTGCCAAATCGGGTACAGGACTAGGGCTGGCTATCAGCAAGGATTTTATAGAAAATCAAGCTGGGAAAATAGGTGTGGAGAGTAAGCCGGGTTTAGGAAGCACATTCTATTTCTCGTTTCCTGTCGAAAGTTAG
- a CDS encoding voltage-gated chloride channel family protein, translating into MLTKQPKSIRQKTQIRTRLFFRNYPTMPYILKWVFISLILGICIGSASAGFLISLEWVTNYREEHKWIIALLPVGGLSVGLLYYYWGKDVEAGNNLLIDTIHTPEQTIPFKMAPFVYLGTIITHLFGGSAGREGTALQMAGAIADQFSKRFRLNSEERKILIIAAVAAGFGSVFGTPLAGAIFGMEFFLIGRLRYNAIFPAFASAICADLITKLWNAHHTHYHIDIVPDLSFWHITLAIFAGILFGLCATVFSRTLKRTAQLFKSYISYPPLRPFTGGIIVAAAVWCIGTTAYIGLGIPGIEASFQQTAQPYDFALKMAFTILTLAAGFKGGEVTPLFFIGATLGSALSLFIPLPLGLLAGMGFVAVFSGATNTPLACSIMGIELFGAEAAVYIAIACILAYLFSGNTSIYGKQMIGEPKNKRFSALTGRRINDL; encoded by the coding sequence ATGCTTACGAAACAACCAAAATCCATTCGTCAAAAAACTCAGATCCGGACCCGATTATTCTTTCGGAACTATCCAACAATGCCTTATATTCTTAAATGGGTATTTATCAGCCTTATTCTGGGGATATGTATAGGATCCGCTTCCGCAGGTTTTCTTATTTCACTGGAATGGGTGACCAATTATCGGGAGGAGCACAAATGGATCATCGCCCTGCTTCCTGTGGGTGGCTTGTCTGTAGGATTACTGTACTATTATTGGGGTAAAGATGTAGAAGCCGGTAACAATCTGTTGATTGACACTATTCATACACCGGAACAAACTATCCCGTTTAAAATGGCTCCTTTTGTCTATTTAGGCACCATTATTACACATTTATTCGGTGGGTCAGCAGGCAGGGAAGGCACAGCGCTGCAAATGGCAGGAGCCATTGCGGATCAGTTCAGCAAACGATTCAGACTCAACTCCGAAGAACGAAAAATATTAATTATTGCAGCCGTTGCAGCAGGGTTTGGTTCCGTATTCGGCACTCCCCTTGCCGGAGCAATATTCGGAATGGAATTTTTCCTTATCGGACGGCTTCGCTATAATGCTATCTTTCCTGCATTTGCTTCTGCGATCTGTGCAGATCTTATTACTAAACTGTGGAATGCACATCATACCCACTACCATATAGACATCGTTCCGGATCTTTCGTTCTGGCACATTACATTAGCCATATTTGCCGGAATTCTTTTCGGGCTATGTGCAACCGTATTCAGTCGGACATTGAAGCGAACGGCCCAGCTCTTCAAATCTTATATCAGTTACCCGCCATTACGCCCTTTTACCGGAGGGATAATAGTCGCCGCAGCAGTCTGGTGTATCGGTACTACAGCCTATATAGGACTTGGCATCCCGGGCATAGAAGCCTCTTTTCAGCAAACAGCTCAACCCTATGATTTCGCATTGAAAATGGCTTTTACGATCCTCACCTTAGCTGCAGGATTCAAAGGAGGTGAAGTCACGCCACTCTTCTTTATCGGAGCAACTTTGGGAAGTGCTTTATCTTTATTTATTCCGCTGCCCTTAGGTTTATTAGCCGGAATGGGATTTGTTGCTGTATTTTCCGGTGCCACCAATACGCCACTGGCCTGCAGTATTATGGGAATAGAACTGTTCGGCGCTGAGGCTGCAGTATATATCGCCATTGCCTGTATACTGGCCTACCTGTTTTCCGGAAACACAAGTATTTACGGAAAACAGATGATTGGTGAACCTAAAAACAAAAGATTCTCTGCGCTGACAGGAAGACGGATTAATGATCTGTGA
- a CDS encoding GNAT family N-acetyltransferase — protein sequence MEIKHVQEGQKGYFSMMDQDIEAGRITYTYAGETKIIIDHTDVSDEYRGQSIGKKIVLEIVDFARTNHIKILPLCPFAKSVFDKSPEIKDVLF from the coding sequence ATGGAAATCAAACACGTACAGGAAGGACAAAAAGGATACTTTTCAATGATGGATCAGGATATCGAAGCAGGACGAATCACTTATACCTATGCGGGAGAAACCAAAATCATTATTGATCATACAGATGTAAGCGATGAATACAGAGGACAATCTATTGGAAAAAAGATTGTGTTGGAAATAGTTGATTTTGCCCGTACCAACCATATCAAAATATTACCCTTGTGTCCTTTTGCCAAATCGGTATTTGACAAGTCACCGGAGATCAAAGACGTATTGTTTTAA
- a CDS encoding Crp/Fnr family transcriptional regulator, translating to MNNFSFVSYLTSNIEIDTESVEQLVSHCRTVAVKKGNYLLREGEVGKYTYFVEQGLLKQYSIDEKGKEHILQFAPENWFVSDRGSVYFGLPSHYYIQALEDSKVMLIEEEFIIKLSQDNPSFLEFNNKNLHNHIRHLQKRITLLLSATAEERYLDFIKIYPSLTLRVPQTLIASYLGITPESLSRVRKDLATRNFKPL from the coding sequence ATGAACAATTTTTCCTTTGTAAGCTACCTGACTTCTAACATTGAAATAGATACAGAAAGTGTCGAACAACTGGTATCCCATTGCCGCACTGTAGCCGTTAAAAAAGGGAATTATCTTCTTCGGGAAGGTGAGGTTGGTAAATACACCTATTTTGTCGAACAGGGACTACTCAAACAATATTCCATAGATGAAAAAGGCAAAGAGCATATCCTTCAGTTTGCCCCGGAAAATTGGTTTGTATCGGACAGAGGAAGTGTATATTTCGGTCTTCCATCCCATTATTATATTCAGGCACTTGAAGATAGTAAAGTCATGCTGATAGAAGAAGAATTTATTATAAAGCTTTCACAGGATAACCCCTCATTTCTGGAATTTAACAATAAGAATCTGCATAATCATATCCGTCATTTACAAAAGAGGATCACACTGTTACTTAGCGCTACTGCAGAGGAAAGGTATCTTGATTTTATCAAAATATATCCAAGCCTAACCCTTCGAGTTCCACAGACGCTCATTGCTTCCTACCTAGGAATAACGCCTGAAAGTCTGAGTCGCGTACGGAAAGATCTGGCTACGCGAAATTTCAAACCTTTGTGA
- a CDS encoding MarR family winged helix-turn-helix transcriptional regulator, protein MIPKNLLIQVIDQLDEYCAQYPEDLTYEGFASFVHVNRLSQNTVTRQVGGDYVPIMERDMPAEDIGKLLVMLYRYAKNYIKIAFAGTPLQTPEEFTYLMVLFTYDKLPQSELIRKNIMEKASGNEVIKRLMRMGMIMEAERSGDKRSKPISISPMGRKVLIDMLPKMRMVGNVVSGNLNQTERQLLIYLLAKLDHYHHDQYGHKDKQELEDYLHKEK, encoded by the coding sequence ATGATACCTAAGAACTTGTTGATTCAGGTCATCGATCAACTGGATGAATATTGTGCACAATATCCTGAAGATCTTACATATGAAGGATTTGCATCTTTTGTACATGTGAACCGTCTTTCTCAAAATACCGTCACCCGACAGGTGGGCGGGGACTATGTGCCCATTATGGAGCGGGATATGCCGGCTGAAGATATCGGAAAACTATTGGTCATGTTATACAGATATGCCAAAAATTATATAAAAATAGCATTTGCGGGTACGCCCTTGCAGACTCCTGAAGAATTCACCTATCTGATGGTTCTGTTCACTTATGACAAATTACCGCAATCGGAATTGATCCGTAAGAATATTATGGAAAAAGCCTCCGGTAATGAAGTGATCAAGAGATTGATGCGGATGGGAATGATCATGGAGGCCGAACGATCCGGTGACAAGCGATCCAAACCGATTTCGATTTCTCCTATGGGGCGGAAAGTACTTATTGATATGCTGCCTAAAATGAGAATGGTGGGAAATGTCGTGTCCGGAAATCTCAATCAAACAGAACGCCAGTTGCTGATCTATCTTCTGGCCAAACTGGACCATTATCACCATGATCAGTACGGACATAAAGACAAGCAGGAGCTTGAAGATTATCTCCACAAAGAAAAGTAA
- a CDS encoding lycopene cyclase family protein, translated as MMKETEAHKNSFDYIVIGAGLSGLSLVTALKDYLISTGKRLLLIDRSFEEYANRTWSFWEEHHGNFDFLCHTRWQKLRLYTDEKQIISPTNPFTYKSVSSEDFRSYCFNIIQSHPQITMHTDDVTDITQSTGEELIVMTKSGRFITNSVFDSRFDPDMLKHSNANTLWQQFQGYFVKTDFAAFDKEVADIMDFRAEQKNHVAFFYTLPSDTNKALIEYTLFTPILQPPEYFERNLRQYLDQHIGRNHYEITKTEEGKIPMTSYRFPRRKGNIIYLGTAAGCSKASTGYTFYFIQKQIGQILNHLKNETLDQYASSPTFDRFHFYDRILLRILKDQPEKGHRILFSMFQRNDAARVFRFLNNDTSLLEELRLFVKLPIFLFSLYALKELFGVKA; from the coding sequence ATGATGAAAGAAACCGAAGCCCACAAAAATAGCTTTGATTATATTGTGATAGGTGCCGGTCTGTCCGGCCTTAGTCTTGTCACAGCACTAAAGGATTACCTCATTTCCACAGGTAAAAGATTATTACTGATAGACCGCAGCTTTGAGGAGTACGCCAACAGAACATGGTCATTCTGGGAGGAACATCATGGTAATTTTGATTTTTTATGCCATACACGCTGGCAAAAGCTAAGATTGTATACGGATGAAAAACAGATTATCAGCCCTACAAATCCCTTTACATATAAGTCTGTATCTTCAGAAGATTTCAGATCCTATTGTTTTAATATCATTCAGTCCCATCCTCAAATCACGATGCACACGGATGATGTAACCGACATTACCCAATCTACAGGGGAGGAGCTTATTGTAATGACAAAATCCGGCAGATTCATAACCAATTCTGTATTTGACAGCCGATTTGATCCGGATATGCTGAAGCATTCAAATGCCAATACACTCTGGCAACAATTTCAGGGTTATTTTGTTAAAACTGATTTCGCAGCTTTCGACAAGGAGGTAGCAGATATTATGGATTTCAGAGCCGAACAAAAGAATCATGTTGCTTTTTTTTATACATTACCTTCCGATACGAATAAAGCTCTGATAGAATACACCTTATTTACACCGATCTTACAACCCCCTGAGTATTTTGAAAGAAATTTAAGACAATATCTGGATCAGCACATTGGTCGTAATCACTATGAAATAACGAAAACGGAAGAAGGCAAAATCCCGATGACTTCATATCGTTTTCCCAGACGTAAGGGAAATATTATATATCTCGGTACTGCAGCAGGATGTAGCAAGGCTTCTACTGGGTATACTTTTTACTTTATACAGAAACAGATCGGGCAGATACTTAACCATCTCAAAAATGAAACCTTAGATCAGTACGCTTCATCTCCAACGTTTGACAGGTTCCATTTTTATGACCGGATCTTATTACGTATCCTAAAAGATCAGCCTGAAAAAGGCCATCGTATTTTATTCAGTATGTTTCAGCGAAATGATGCCGCCCGGGTTTTTCGCTTTCTTAATAACGACACTTCTCTCCTGGAAGAATTAAGACTTTTCGTCAAGTTACCGATTTTCCTTTTTTCACTATATGCTCTTAAAGAACTTTTTGGAGTAAAAGCATAG
- a CDS encoding sterol desaturase family protein has product MHWILGILITLFTFCLMEVITWLTHRYVMHGFLWFLHKDHHQTTPGALEKNDWFAVIFAVPCIILFERGNSTDTPWLSYVAAGILLYGIAYFLVHDIIIHQRIKWLRNSKNSYIRAMRWGHKMHHKHLNADPGESFGFLWVEKKYRNKIKADDERNRSPQK; this is encoded by the coding sequence ATGCACTGGATCCTGGGTATTCTTATTACACTCTTTACATTCTGTCTAATGGAAGTCATTACCTGGCTGACACATCGCTATGTAATGCACGGTTTCTTATGGTTCCTCCACAAAGACCATCACCAGACGACTCCCGGAGCATTAGAAAAGAATGACTGGTTTGCGGTCATCTTTGCCGTCCCATGTATTATCCTTTTTGAACGCGGAAATTCAACCGATACTCCATGGCTGAGTTATGTAGCTGCAGGAATTCTATTATACGGGATTGCTTACTTTCTTGTACATGATATTATTATCCATCAACGTATCAAATGGCTCAGAAATTCCAAAAACAGTTATATAAGAGCGATGAGATGGGGACACAAGATGCATCATAAGCACTTAAATGCTGATCCCGGTGAGTCATTTGGATTTTTGTGGGTAGAAAAAAAGTATAGAAATAAGATCAAGGCAGATGATGAAAGAAACCGAAGCCCACAAAAATAG
- the idi gene encoding isopentenyl-diphosphate Delta-isomerase, giving the protein MITPIEQELITVNDNDEKTGTTSKSEAHRLGILHRAFSVLIFDTEGKMLLQKRADQKYHSGGLWTNACCSHPRPDETTIEAAHRRLQEEMGFDCPLSYIYKFKYFANLDNDMIEHEMDHIFVGTYSGNIIPDPDEVSSFTYLTLDDISSRIQQEPQSFTIWFKIIFQHYMDHLNTKS; this is encoded by the coding sequence ATGATAACACCTATAGAACAAGAACTCATAACGGTCAATGACAACGATGAAAAAACAGGAACAACATCCAAATCTGAAGCACATCGTCTGGGAATATTGCATCGTGCTTTTTCGGTATTAATCTTTGACACAGAAGGAAAAATGCTCTTACAGAAAAGAGCAGATCAAAAATATCATAGCGGGGGGCTGTGGACAAATGCATGCTGCAGTCATCCACGTCCGGACGAAACAACGATAGAGGCTGCACACCGAAGACTTCAGGAAGAAATGGGGTTCGACTGCCCCTTATCTTACATTTACAAATTCAAATATTTCGCAAATCTGGATAATGATATGATCGAACATGAAATGGATCATATTTTTGTTGGCACCTACAGCGGTAATATAATTCCTGATCCCGACGAAGTATCTTCCTTCACCTACCTGACTCTGGATGATATTTCTTCCCGTATACAACAGGAACCTCAATCGTTTACAATCTGGTTCAAAATTATTTTCCAGCATTATATGGATCACTTAAATACTAAATCTTAA
- a CDS encoding phytoene/squalene synthase family protein, giving the protein MDNLKIFNELSRLCSKKVTQLYSTSFSSAISVLHADLHRPIYSIYGFVRLADEIVDSFHGYNKKSLLDDFKRDTFGAIQSGVSINPVLHSFQWVVNTYQIDHHYIHAFFESMYADLDKKVWKDQNELNAYIYGSAEVVGLMCLHIFCEGDLELIRKLTPSAQALGAAFQKVNFMRDLREDTYDLGRRYFHDIQMDQFDKDTKIKIEQQITKDFEQAFDGLMQLPAKSRYGVLLAYRYYLCLFEKIKRLPPENILNKRIRVPDYQKLLLLLRISLGSRLATNLA; this is encoded by the coding sequence ATGGACAATCTCAAAATCTTCAATGAACTATCCCGCCTGTGTAGCAAAAAGGTCACCCAGCTTTACAGCACATCCTTTAGCAGTGCCATATCTGTGTTACACGCTGATCTGCACAGACCAATTTACAGCATCTATGGATTTGTGAGATTGGCGGATGAGATTGTGGACAGCTTTCACGGGTATAATAAAAAGAGTCTGCTGGACGATTTCAAAAGGGATACATTTGGGGCGATACAGTCCGGAGTAAGTATAAACCCTGTACTACACAGCTTTCAGTGGGTAGTCAATACATATCAAATTGATCATCATTATATACATGCCTTTTTTGAAAGTATGTATGCAGATTTAGACAAGAAGGTCTGGAAAGATCAGAATGAACTAAATGCTTATATTTACGGGTCAGCAGAGGTGGTGGGTCTTATGTGTCTGCATATTTTCTGTGAGGGAGATCTGGAACTTATCAGAAAACTAACCCCCTCGGCACAGGCATTGGGAGCAGCTTTTCAAAAAGTAAATTTTATGCGGGATCTTCGGGAAGATACGTACGATCTGGGAAGAAGATATTTTCATGATATACAGATGGACCAATTCGATAAGGATACCAAAATCAAAATTGAACAACAGATCACAAAAGATTTTGAACAAGCCTTTGACGGATTGATGCAACTACCTGCCAAATCCAGATATGGGGTATTGCTGGCCTACCGGTACTACCTGTGTCTGTTCGAAAAAATAAAACGATTACCTCCCGAAAACATTTTAAATAAGAGGATCAGAGTACCTGATTATCAAAAATTATTGCTTTTACTTAGAATAAGTCTGGGAAGCAGATTAGCCACTAATCTGGCATAG